From a single Ruegeria sp. HKCCD4315 genomic region:
- a CDS encoding extracellular solute-binding protein: MADKSTLSRRSVLKSAGAAALAAPLYSKSALASSGEINILMWSDYLPPSFIEEFQTLTGIKVNYTGIGSNEEIINKMKATKGQGFDIVSPTNNRSLQWEPLELLQPFDMNKVPIDLVNPAMAKIGTDAWNFGGSGAHWLPHIWGTEGIAYRTDLWLPEGDAPSYGDVWSEENAGKTMGRAHSMMLGAGLFMERSGEMEPGSVWAAYGDEDTMRKVWGQITDWCIARKDRIKLIWNDADTQKNGLLNEGVIVGQTWDGPPLALKSAGEPVHYQAPVEGAMAWVDGMSIPTGAANIDQIYAFIDFAYQAKPAGVAIDSHGYNSPVLGADQYSGDTYKKNFAEAYPGDSLANLNPWPAEAPWYAETRTEFVNKFKSA; this comes from the coding sequence ATGGCTGATAAATCGACTCTTTCCAGACGCTCGGTGCTAAAAAGCGCGGGCGCAGCTGCTTTGGCGGCACCGCTGTACAGCAAGAGCGCGCTGGCGTCTTCGGGTGAGATTAACATTCTGATGTGGTCGGACTATCTTCCACCCAGCTTTATCGAAGAGTTTCAGACCCTGACCGGCATCAAAGTTAACTACACCGGCATCGGTTCGAACGAAGAAATCATCAACAAGATGAAGGCCACCAAGGGCCAGGGCTTTGACATTGTCTCGCCCACCAACAACCGCTCTTTGCAGTGGGAACCTTTGGAGCTGCTGCAACCCTTTGACATGAACAAGGTTCCGATTGATCTGGTGAACCCGGCAATGGCCAAGATCGGTACTGACGCTTGGAACTTCGGCGGATCAGGCGCGCATTGGCTGCCGCATATCTGGGGCACAGAAGGCATCGCGTATCGCACCGATTTGTGGCTGCCGGAAGGTGATGCGCCGTCTTATGGCGATGTCTGGTCGGAAGAAAACGCGGGCAAGACAATGGGTCGCGCGCATTCGATGATGCTGGGTGCGGGTCTGTTCATGGAGCGTTCTGGCGAAATGGAGCCGGGCTCGGTCTGGGCTGCGTATGGTGACGAAGACACAATGCGCAAGGTCTGGGGTCAGATCACTGACTGGTGCATCGCGCGGAAGGATCGTATCAAATTGATCTGGAATGACGCCGATACGCAGAAGAACGGTCTGCTGAACGAAGGTGTGATCGTTGGCCAAACTTGGGACGGCCCGCCACTGGCGCTGAAGTCCGCCGGCGAGCCAGTGCACTACCAGGCGCCTGTCGAAGGTGCGATGGCCTGGGTTGACGGTATGTCGATTCCAACAGGTGCTGCGAATATCGATCAGATCTACGCATTCATTGACTTTGCCTATCAGGCGAAACCTGCTGGTGTTGCTATCGACAGCCACGGCTACAACTCGCCGGTTCTGGGTGCCGATCAATATTCGGGCGACACTTACAAGAAGAACTTTGCCGAAGCCTATCCGGGGGACTCGCTGGC